A genomic window from Salvia hispanica cultivar TCC Black 2014 chromosome 5, UniMelb_Shisp_WGS_1.0, whole genome shotgun sequence includes:
- the LOC125189546 gene encoding probable transcription factor At1g61730 translates to MSRNRVTMSDSSEEDDEVALEEESDSELELQQTQSVMRKPLLPPPSPSSSEEEDPSEEFETESNSDSDLMQKTLAAKPLVETQPKPVEDSNLRFTLVKISPGTNKATNSSDAADVVTRAKKSETSERKSNLFQRIWSEGDEIVILKGMIDYLATYKTDPTQDIDEFHSVIKEDLQADGSRAQLLDKIRRMRKKFERKIKSGRERTFSKPHEQSVYDLSKMIWGNKEKAIVVRGSSSKKESEEVLEKKRKRVDLNNRGAMTVEERMLMDGGDLFEPGQGRKGEKEWKKLRVEEWQNYLKHLEVRVVQTKLILGAMMKRS, encoded by the coding sequence ATGTCAAGAAATCGTGTGACTATGTCGGATTCCAGCGAAGAAGACGATGAAGTCGCTTTGGAGGAAGAGTCCGACTCCGAATTGGAACTCCAACAGACTCAATCTGTGATGAGAAAGCCACTGTTGCCGCccccttctccttcttcatcGGAGGAAGAAGATCCGTCTGAGGAATTTGAAACCGAGTCGAATTCTGATTCCGATTTGATGCAAAAGACACTAGCCGCCAAGCCATTGGTAGAGACTCAACCAAAGCCGGTGGAAGACAGTAACCTTCGTTTCACGCTGGTGAAAATAAGCCCCGGTACCAATAAGGCCACCAATTCTTCTGATGCTGCTGATGTGGTTACTCGTGCCAAGAAGTCCGAGACATCGGAGAGGAAGTCTAACCTCTTCCAGAGAATCTGGAGCGAGGGCGATGAGATTGTCATCTTGAAGGGGATGATCGACTACTTAGCTACGTATAAAACTGATCCAACTCAAGATATAGACGAGTTTCATTCTGTTATCAAGGAGGATCTACAGGCTGATGGTAGCCGAGCGCAGCTCCTCGATAAAATCAGAAGGATGAGGAAGAAGTTCGAGAGGAAAATCAAGAGTGGCAGAGAGAGGACCTTCTCCAAGCCCCACGAGCAGAGTGTTTATGATCTATCGAAAATGATTTGGGGTAATAAAGAGAAGGCGATTGTGGTGAGGGGATCTTCTAGCAAGAAGGAGAGTGAAGAGGtgttggagaagaagaggaagagggtGGACTTGAATAACCGTGGGGCGATGACCGTGGAGGAGAGGATGTTGATGGATGGTGGAGACTTGTTTGAACCGGGGCAAGGCCGTAAGGGGGAAAAGGAGTGGAAGAAGCTTAGAGTTGAGGAATGGCAGAATTACCTTAAGCACTTGGAGGTAAGAGTAGTTCAAACCAAACTTATTTTGGGAGCTATGATGAAGCGTTCTTAG